One region of Brachyhypopomus gauderio isolate BG-103 chromosome 9, BGAUD_0.2, whole genome shotgun sequence genomic DNA includes:
- the enah gene encoding protein enabled homolog isoform X5 yields MPAPRASCFQQKRISHAKIILRSPTLPRQSPQVQNGPSPEELEMQRRQLQELQRQKEQERERQDRERQDRERQERERQDRERQERERQDRERQERERQDRERQDRERQDRERQERERQDRERQEREMLERERLERERAEQQERMEQERQEREQQERLEREQMDWERGRRISNAAFESTLYTPPPPDYTKTATSSPGSPVSPSTPNYPPPAGSPSLATPPTPPMRHSASRFATSLGSAFHPVLPHYATVPRRQPAPPMATPPPPAPPAPPSKPVVCSATNFTPLPPSPPVMISSPPGKATGPRPLIAIPAPSPLCQKPPSPTAPNGPPAHAPYHASSPLSVRPLPSPPTPPPPPPLPPSGSMAPLVSCPSPQPPVLTSPSTASPASAQHSVLSLLGHSSTSEPASQLATPSQPDSAQGLPTPPPPPPLPPGSTVTPTTAGPPPLLGPPPPPPPPPLPPTLTPTGPPPPPGPPPPCQAPPPAPPLPSGLFSPSPTTEEKPFSGLAAALAGAKLRKVSRSEETSCTAVGGAVGAGAAKPEATRGNGPLPGGGGLMEEMSALLARRRRIAEKGSSPEPEQKTDEIEATTAPKVSACSTPDMPRKPWERTNTMNGNKSPVIGRRDAPWRNPMSSEKCYDSLSRPRSTPTPTGPLSANGVPTEPMDYDRLKQDILDEMRKELSKLKEELIDVIREELGKSNSA; encoded by the exons ATGCCGGCCCCTCGGGCGAGTTGCTTCCAGCAGAAGAGGATCAGCCATGCCAAGATCATCTTGAGGA GCCCCACGTTGCCAAGACAGAGCCCTCAGGTGCAGAATGGCCCATCACCAGAggagctggaaatgcagagaag GCAGCTGCAGGAGTTGCAGCGCCAGAAAGAGCAGGAGCGCGAGCGTCAGGATCGGGAACGCCAGGATCGGGAACGCCAGGAGCGCGAGCGCCAGGATCGGGAACGCCAGGAACGCGAGCGCCAGGATCGGGAACGCCAAGAACGCGAGCGCCAGGATCGGGAACGCCAGGATCGGGAACGCCAGGATCGGGAACGCCAGGAGCGCGAGCGGCAGGATCGGGAACGTCAGGAGCGGGAGATGCTGGAGCGTGAACGCCTAGAGAGGGAGCGTGCTGAACAGCAAGAGCGAATGGAGCAGGAACGTCAGGAGCGGGAGCAGCAGGAGCGGCTGGAGCGGGAGCAGATGGACTGGGAGAGAGGGCGGCGCATCTCTAATGCTG catttgagagcaccctctacacccctccGCCCCCAGACTACACCAAGACCGCTACGTCCTCTCCAGGCTCACCAGTTTCTCCCTCTACACCCAACTACCCTCCCCCTGCGGGGTCACCCTCTCTAGCCACACCTCCCACTCCTCCCATGCGCCACTCTGCCTCCCGATTCGCCACATCCTTAGGCTCTGCCTTTCATCCGGTGCTGCCCCATTACGCCACCGTCCCTCGCCGACAGCCAGCTCCGCCCatggccacaccccctccccctgctcctccGGCCCCTCCTTCCAAACCGGTGGTGTGCTCGGCCACTAACTTCACTCCACTCCCTCCGTCCCCTCCGGTTATGATCAGCAGCCCCCCCGGTAAGGCCACTGGCCCTCGCCCGCTGATCGCCATCCCAGCCCCCAGCCCGCTCTGCCAGAAACCGCCCTCGCCCACGGCACCGAACGGGCCGCCCGCACACGCCCCCTACCACGCCTCCTCCCCGCTGTCGGTCCGCCCCCTCCCGTCCCCCCCgactccgccccctcctccgCCCCTTCCCCCCAGCGGCTCCATGGCTCCCCTCGTGTCCTGTCcctcaccccagcctcctgtgCTCACCTCTCCTTCCACAGCCTCCCCCGCCTCTGCTCAGCACTCTGTACTCTCGCTGCTGGGACACTCCTCTACTTCAGAACCGGCCTCTCAGCTTGCCACCCCCAGCCAGCCGG ATTCAGCGCAGGGACTGcccaccccaccacctccacctccactcccacCCGGCTCCACTGTGACTCCCACCACTGCCGGACCCCCACCCCTACTTggtccccctcctccaccaccaccacctcctctccctcccacactcacccccacaggccctccccctcctcctgggCCCCCGCCCCCCTGTcaggccccaccccctgccccgcccctgccctCTGGTCTCTTCAGTCCCTCTCCTACCACTGAAGAGAAGCCGTTCTCCGGGCTGGCGGCTGCCCTCGCCGGAGCCAAGCTGCGAAAAGTTTCGCGG AGTGAAGAGACGTCGTGCACGGCCGTCGGCGGTGCGGTGGGAGCTGGGGCAGCCAAGCCTGAGGCGACCAGAGGGAACGGTCCTCTGCCTGGAGGGGGAGGTCTGATGGAAGAGATGAGCGCCCTGCTGGCCAGGAG AAGAAGAATTGCAGAAAAGGGATCATCACCAGAGCCTGAGCAGAAAACG GATGAAATTGAGGCAACCACAGCTCCAAAAGTCTCCGCCTGTAGCACCCCAG ACATGCCCAGAAAGCCTTGGGAGAGGACAAATACCATGAATGGCAACAAATCTCCAGTTATCGGAAG ACGGGACGCACCGTGGAGAAATCCGATGAGTTCTGAGAAGTGCTATGATTCCTTAAGCAG